A window of the Deinococcus malanensis genome harbors these coding sequences:
- a CDS encoding arsenate reductase/protein-tyrosine-phosphatase family protein has product MSPRVLILCTHNSARSQMAEALTREAARKAGLDLEVHSAGTESTHVKDDARTVIAELGLSLDGHTSKTLFDVPDRQNFDYVVTVCDSAAEACPVYPGKTERRHYPFVDPSGGGLDRWRAVRDQLRTQFEAFVLALKNGQPVPDSYPDSPQITVA; this is encoded by the coding sequence ATGAGCCCCCGCGTCCTGATCCTCTGCACCCACAACAGCGCCCGGTCACAGATGGCCGAAGCGCTCACCCGGGAGGCCGCCCGCAAAGCTGGGCTGGACCTTGAAGTCCACTCCGCCGGCACTGAATCGACCCACGTCAAGGACGATGCCAGAACTGTCATTGCCGAACTTGGTCTAAGTCTGGACGGCCACACCAGCAAGACGCTGTTCGACGTGCCCGACCGACAGAATTTCGATTACGTGGTGACCGTGTGCGACAGTGCTGCCGAAGCCTGCCCGGTCTACCCGGGCAAGACAGAGCGCCGGCATTACCCGTTCGTTGACCCCAGTGGCGGCGGCCTCGACCGCTGGCGGGCTGTGCGCGACCAACTCCGGACGCAGTTTGAAGCGTTTGTCCTGGCGCTCAAAAACGGTCAGCCCGTCCCAGACTCGTACCCGGACAGCCCTCAGATCACGGTCGCCTGA
- a CDS encoding ArsR/SmtB family transcription factor, whose product MATLAPPKVFDQVRALAHEIRFDLVRHLAQGERCVCDLEDLLDLPQSKVSYHLNILRETGLIHSEQRGKNVYYRLEPRALYQLGGVLLTEIFESDRALTHQTKRIC is encoded by the coding sequence ATGGCCACCCTGGCACCACCGAAAGTCTTTGATCAAGTGCGGGCCCTGGCCCATGAGATCCGCTTCGACCTGGTGCGTCACCTCGCGCAGGGGGAGCGCTGCGTCTGTGACCTTGAGGATCTGCTCGACCTGCCGCAGTCAAAGGTGTCGTACCACCTGAACATCCTGCGGGAAACAGGACTGATTCATTCCGAGCAGCGTGGAAAGAATGTGTACTACCGACTCGAACCCCGGGCCCTGTACCAGCTTGGCGGAGTGTTGCTCACCGAGATTTTTGAGTCTGACCGGGCATTGACCCATCAAACCAAACGGATATGCTAA
- a CDS encoding glycerophosphodiester phosphodiesterase family protein, translating to MSLIIGHRGSRHLWPENTLEGFRGLLAAGADGVEFDVHLTADNQVVVIHDPTLERTTYGTGPVTQRTLAQLQSIRLHDSAESLPGLEQVLKVFQNSSLEVHIELKSDHAGHPYPGLEARVLSAVHQYGLGQRAILTSFDFAVLENVRRLDRSARVLFSVDHRTLDRAGGFKPAMRQVEMLPDVYVAVEHSLLKGNLQQFVLGCGTDRIGVWVVNGEADLTYWLTMNIRQITTDRVDLATKLRNLDL from the coding sequence ATGAGTCTGATTATCGGGCACCGCGGGTCACGTCACCTCTGGCCCGAGAACACCCTCGAAGGCTTTCGCGGACTCCTGGCAGCTGGCGCTGACGGGGTCGAGTTTGACGTCCATCTGACTGCGGATAATCAGGTAGTCGTGATTCATGACCCCACGCTGGAGCGAACGACTTATGGGACTGGCCCGGTCACTCAGCGAACCCTCGCGCAACTTCAGTCCATCCGCCTGCACGACAGCGCCGAAAGCCTGCCAGGCCTCGAGCAGGTACTGAAGGTGTTTCAGAACAGCTCCCTGGAAGTCCACATCGAGCTCAAGTCGGACCACGCGGGCCACCCGTATCCTGGCCTGGAAGCGCGGGTGCTGAGCGCCGTCCACCAGTACGGGCTCGGGCAGCGGGCGATCCTGACGTCCTTCGATTTTGCAGTGCTGGAGAATGTGCGGCGGCTTGACCGTTCTGCCAGGGTCCTGTTCTCGGTCGATCACCGCACCCTGGACCGGGCCGGCGGGTTTAAGCCGGCCATGAGGCAGGTGGAAATGCTCCCTGACGTCTACGTAGCCGTTGAGCATTCGCTGCTGAAGGGGAATCTGCAGCAGTTCGTCCTGGGGTGCGGAACTGACCGGATTGGGGTGTGGGTGGTAAACGGCGAGGCCGACCTCACATACTGGCTGACCATGAACATCCGCCAGATCACGACCGACCGAGTGGATCTGGCCACGAAGCTTCGGAATCTGGATCTGTAG
- a CDS encoding TfoX/Sxy family protein, with protein MFPPDTAQVGLLPNLGDKSARLLRHAGILTVGDLRQIGPVEAYRRLLVIGEQPSLVLLWAMVAGMRGEHWLHLTDYEKQELRAQLREE; from the coding sequence ATGTTTCCTCCCGACACGGCTCAGGTTGGCCTCCTCCCGAACCTGGGAGATAAGAGTGCCCGGCTGCTGAGGCATGCCGGCATTCTGACGGTCGGAGATTTGCGCCAGATCGGTCCGGTCGAAGCGTACCGCCGCCTGCTGGTCATCGGTGAGCAGCCCTCGCTGGTGTTGCTGTGGGCCATGGTTGCCGGGATGCGCGGCGAGCACTGGCTCCACCTTACCGATTACGAAAAACAGGAGCTCAGGGCGCAGCTTCGTGAGGAATGA
- a CDS encoding glycerate kinase type-2 family protein: MTTIIPSPRSVLLRAFHTAVQGGHPARALQGAVLPVCGGRTVILSAGKAAIGMAQMVRARVEGPVSGVVIARQSELPQSIQDLTVLGSTHPVPGQASVQAGKAALYAVQDLGPDDLLLCLISGGASSLMCAPWGVTLKHKVHLTEKLLRCGATIHEINAVRKHLSHLKGGRLAARAFPARVVSLIVSDVVGDDLSVIASGPTAPDPSTYGDALEVLDRYGIVAPEVRIHLERGHQGEWPETPKPGDPIFEHVENRVIAGGSAALRAAAGDLQAQGWQTQIWQEGVTGDARRAAADHAHAASDLPPGAALLSGGETTTVVRRDGGLGGRNLEFLLSLALEAPGIYALAADTDGTDGSSPAAGAVITPDTLERAWSLGLDARKYLDRSDAHTFFERLGDLVFTGPTGTNVNDFRCILRASAGS; the protein is encoded by the coding sequence ATGACCACCATCATCCCATCTCCTCGATCCGTCTTACTGCGCGCCTTCCATACTGCTGTACAGGGCGGGCATCCGGCCCGGGCGCTGCAGGGTGCCGTCCTGCCTGTATGCGGCGGACGCACTGTCATTCTGAGCGCCGGAAAGGCGGCCATCGGTATGGCACAGATGGTGCGCGCCCGGGTCGAAGGGCCGGTCAGCGGCGTGGTGATAGCGCGGCAATCAGAGTTGCCTCAATCTATCCAGGACCTGACGGTTCTGGGAAGTACCCACCCAGTTCCGGGGCAAGCCAGCGTGCAGGCAGGGAAAGCGGCGCTCTACGCCGTGCAGGACCTTGGCCCCGACGATCTGCTGCTGTGCCTGATTTCTGGAGGAGCCTCGTCCCTGATGTGCGCGCCCTGGGGCGTGACGCTGAAGCACAAGGTTCACCTGACGGAAAAACTGTTGCGCTGCGGGGCCACCATCCACGAGATCAACGCGGTTCGCAAACACCTTTCGCACCTGAAAGGTGGCCGGCTTGCCGCCCGGGCCTTTCCAGCACGGGTGGTCTCGCTGATCGTGTCGGACGTGGTCGGAGACGACCTGTCCGTAATTGCCAGTGGCCCCACAGCGCCGGACCCGAGTACGTATGGGGATGCGCTGGAGGTGCTCGACCGGTACGGCATCGTGGCCCCGGAAGTCCGTATACACCTGGAGCGGGGCCACCAGGGCGAGTGGCCGGAGACCCCCAAGCCCGGCGACCCGATCTTCGAGCATGTTGAAAACCGGGTAATTGCGGGAGGGTCGGCTGCCCTGCGTGCGGCGGCAGGCGACCTTCAAGCGCAGGGCTGGCAGACGCAAATCTGGCAGGAGGGCGTGACGGGGGATGCGCGGCGAGCCGCCGCCGACCATGCGCACGCCGCCTCCGACCTACCCCCCGGCGCGGCGCTGCTGAGTGGGGGTGAAACGACTACGGTGGTCCGGCGGGACGGCGGGCTGGGCGGACGGAACCTGGAATTTCTTCTGAGCCTCGCGCTGGAAGCGCCAGGAATCTATGCCCTGGCCGCAGACACCGACGGAACAGACGGCAGCAGTCCGGCTGCGGGAGCGGTTATCACGCCAGATACGCTCGAGCGTGCCTGGAGCCTGGGCCTGGACGCCCGCAAGTACCTTGACCGCAGCGACGCTCACACGTTCTTCGAGCGTCTCGGCGACCTGGTATTTACGGGCCCCACCGGGACGAACGTCAACGATTTCCGGTGCATCCTGCGGGCTTCTGCGGGTTCCTGA
- a CDS encoding response regulator transcription factor has protein sequence MPTHGAAPAGSRLPKILVIEDSPGSTRVVTQVLEEAGFQALTFPDGAAGHSGARDHHPGMIIVDLGIPDDEGEQLIRGLRGTSRVPLLVLTASDEVDRKVSVFAAGADDHLTKPFHAEELVARVHALLRPRQVAQVTSVGPLSVSPAERRCYYEGHEVGLSEKEFDLVNLLATHPGRVYTRAEISQRLLDGTSAGSNLVDVHISNLRGKLRKRGGFGLIRTVRGIGYCLKVP, from the coding sequence ATGCCGACTCATGGCGCTGCTCCAGCCGGCTCCCGGCTCCCGAAGATCCTGGTCATCGAGGACAGTCCCGGCAGTACCCGGGTGGTCACACAGGTTCTTGAAGAGGCAGGCTTTCAGGCGCTCACTTTCCCAGACGGCGCAGCAGGCCACTCCGGTGCCCGGGACCATCACCCGGGCATGATCATCGTGGATCTGGGAATACCTGATGATGAAGGTGAGCAGCTGATCCGGGGGCTTCGGGGCACCAGCCGGGTGCCTCTCCTGGTATTGACAGCAAGCGACGAGGTGGACCGGAAAGTCAGCGTGTTCGCAGCGGGGGCCGACGACCATCTGACGAAACCCTTTCATGCTGAGGAACTCGTGGCCCGGGTCCACGCGTTGCTGCGCCCCAGGCAGGTGGCTCAGGTCACGTCAGTCGGGCCGCTATCGGTCTCCCCCGCCGAGCGGCGGTGCTACTACGAAGGCCATGAAGTGGGCCTGTCCGAAAAGGAATTTGACCTCGTGAACCTGCTGGCCACGCATCCAGGGCGGGTCTACACCCGGGCAGAAATTTCCCAGCGCCTGTTGGACGGCACGTCAGCCGGCAGCAATCTAGTGGACGTGCATATCTCGAACCTGCGAGGGAAGCTCCGGAAACGGGGTGGCTTCGGCCTCATCCGGACGGTCCGGGGAATCGGGTATTGCCTCAAAGTCCCGTGA
- a CDS encoding glycosyltransferase family 2 protein: protein MSIPYVGLFEVLILGYFTILNSFYAVAVYVATRELSRHIRRRQSVALSELLSREFYKPVSILVPAYGEEETIRASVDSFLALHYPEFEVIVINDGSQDSTLQVLKDAYDLEPVERNPSRVLKTRPVLGAYRSRRVPNLLVVDKENGGKADALNVGLTYATFPLFCAVDADSLLDAEALLRLARRFIENDRLLAAGGSVRIMNGSHMRDGRVSELRLPGTWVERVQIVEYARAFLAGRTTFSSLGLLLIISGAFGLFRRADVMEAGGFLDGTVGEDMELVLRLHRHMREQKRPYDVEFDMDPVCWTQCPDSFSLLRVQRDRWQRGLWEALWAHRKMWFNPRYGRIGVVALPYFLLFEALAPIIEVFSYAFVIVLALTGQLDLRFLALFLLVALLYGAVVSVTALSIELFMRVHFRRPVDRIALLLTALGENFGFRQWHAWVRFLAIFRLGRRRGQWGSMTRRKIRARGF, encoded by the coding sequence ATGAGCATCCCGTACGTGGGCCTTTTTGAAGTGCTGATTCTGGGGTACTTCACCATCCTGAACTCGTTTTACGCGGTGGCCGTCTATGTGGCGACGCGCGAGCTCAGCCGCCATATCCGGCGCCGGCAAAGTGTCGCCTTATCTGAACTGCTCAGCCGGGAGTTCTACAAACCGGTATCGATTCTGGTTCCGGCCTACGGCGAGGAGGAGACCATCCGCGCCTCGGTCGATTCCTTTCTCGCGCTGCACTACCCGGAATTCGAGGTCATCGTCATTAACGACGGCAGCCAGGACAGCACGCTGCAGGTGCTCAAGGACGCCTATGACCTGGAACCTGTCGAGCGTAACCCCTCACGCGTGCTGAAAACCAGGCCTGTCCTGGGAGCCTACCGCAGCCGCCGGGTACCGAACCTGCTGGTCGTGGACAAGGAGAACGGGGGCAAGGCCGACGCGCTGAACGTGGGGCTGACCTATGCCACCTTTCCGCTGTTCTGCGCGGTGGATGCCGACAGCCTCCTGGACGCCGAGGCGCTGCTCAGGCTGGCGCGGCGATTTATCGAGAATGACCGTCTGCTCGCGGCGGGTGGCAGCGTCCGGATCATGAACGGCAGCCACATGCGTGACGGGCGCGTAAGTGAGCTCCGGCTGCCGGGCACCTGGGTCGAGCGCGTTCAGATCGTCGAGTACGCCCGGGCCTTTCTTGCGGGACGTACTACATTCAGCTCGCTGGGGCTGCTGCTGATCATTTCAGGTGCGTTCGGCCTTTTCAGGCGCGCCGATGTGATGGAAGCAGGGGGCTTCCTGGACGGGACGGTAGGGGAGGACATGGAGCTGGTCCTGCGGCTGCACCGCCACATGCGTGAACAGAAGCGCCCCTACGACGTGGAATTCGACATGGATCCGGTGTGCTGGACGCAATGCCCGGATTCGTTTTCATTGCTGCGGGTGCAGCGTGACCGCTGGCAGCGCGGGCTGTGGGAGGCGCTCTGGGCCCACCGCAAGATGTGGTTCAATCCCCGTTATGGCCGTATCGGGGTGGTGGCCCTCCCATATTTCCTGTTGTTCGAGGCGCTGGCACCCATTATCGAGGTGTTCAGTTACGCGTTCGTAATCGTGCTTGCCCTGACAGGACAGCTGGACCTGAGGTTTCTGGCGCTCTTTCTTCTGGTAGCGCTGCTGTATGGAGCTGTGGTGAGCGTGACGGCACTGTCGATCGAACTGTTTATGCGCGTGCACTTCCGTCGGCCGGTTGACCGCATCGCCCTGCTGCTCACAGCGCTGGGTGAGAACTTCGGATTCCGGCAGTGGCATGCGTGGGTGCGTTTCCTGGCCATTTTCAGGCTGGGCCGGCGCAGGGGGCAGTGGGGCAGCATGACCCGGCGGAAAATCAGAGCACGCGGCTTCTGA
- a CDS encoding HEAT repeat domain-containing protein codes for MKGHHLLLGFGILSLGISLSLTVLILATVVTLLGGYASTEAQSVATVLGFTCVAGGLCCAVLSGLQFAQLSAQERGERNGQLREAQWSEALLAWAYHDTPLPQPLDQAGAETLLKLRDTITGEHSDKLQDLYAQEGWLARDLTALARPYLSVVARAQIIERLALLREARALDALSHELTHPHREIRALALLALSRSVGRLNLGHDDRQTRTLALHTAIIRGQFSVGQVQEALTLLGDAGHPLARNLLTTGTLALRVATLEVLSRQRSSALHDDVTGLLYAGQDELRAGALKVFVRSGQVPAEAAAVVLALTADPTSFVRLQATRAAAHLTPCPLERLWVLMGDGHWWVRRAAAQGLSQTPAGQNLLHRARSSHPDRFARDAATEALSASTEHTGTAVPSTVHVRTPWVAGQA; via the coding sequence ATGAAGGGGCATCACCTGCTGCTGGGCTTCGGGATTCTGTCGCTGGGCATCAGCCTGTCGCTCACGGTTCTGATTCTGGCGACTGTCGTGACCCTGCTTGGGGGGTACGCCTCAACGGAGGCCCAGAGTGTGGCGACCGTGCTGGGGTTTACCTGTGTGGCCGGCGGTCTATGCTGCGCGGTGCTCAGTGGTCTGCAGTTCGCTCAGCTGTCGGCCCAGGAGCGCGGCGAGCGGAACGGCCAGCTGCGTGAAGCCCAGTGGAGTGAGGCCTTGCTGGCCTGGGCGTACCATGATACGCCGTTGCCACAACCGCTCGATCAGGCGGGCGCGGAGACCCTTCTCAAACTCCGGGACACCATCACCGGTGAACACTCGGATAAACTTCAGGATCTGTACGCACAGGAAGGCTGGCTTGCGCGTGACCTGACTGCCCTCGCCCGCCCCTACCTGTCGGTCGTGGCGCGGGCCCAGATCATTGAACGACTCGCCCTCCTGCGCGAGGCCCGCGCCCTGGACGCCCTGAGCCACGAGCTGACGCATCCACACCGCGAGATCCGCGCCCTGGCCCTTCTGGCGCTTTCCCGCTCGGTCGGCCGGTTGAATCTGGGCCACGACGACCGGCAGACCCGGACCCTCGCCCTGCACACGGCCATCATCCGCGGTCAGTTCAGTGTCGGCCAGGTGCAGGAAGCCCTGACACTGCTGGGCGACGCCGGACACCCGCTGGCACGCAACCTCCTCACGACCGGGACTCTGGCGCTCCGGGTCGCGACGCTGGAGGTCCTGTCGCGTCAGCGTTCCTCGGCGCTCCACGACGACGTGACCGGCCTTCTGTATGCCGGCCAGGACGAACTGCGCGCCGGGGCACTCAAGGTCTTTGTGCGGAGTGGTCAGGTGCCGGCCGAAGCGGCGGCGGTCGTGCTTGCCCTTACGGCCGATCCCACCAGTTTTGTCCGGCTCCAGGCCACCAGGGCGGCGGCCCACCTGACCCCCTGTCCTCTGGAGCGGCTGTGGGTGCTCATGGGCGACGGGCACTGGTGGGTGCGGCGGGCAGCGGCCCAGGGGCTGAGCCAGACGCCGGCGGGCCAGAACCTGCTGCACCGTGCGCGCAGCAGTCACCCGGACCGCTTCGCCCGTGACGCCGCTACGGAAGCCCTCTCCGCCAGCACCGAACACACCGGCACAGCGGTGCCTTCGACGGTCCATGTCCGTACTCCATGGGTGGCGGGTCAGGCATGA
- a CDS encoding response regulator transcription factor produces MRTPPSPPTVLLVEDHIAVRTLQRFLLQRVGMTVVECDDLADGERLLREFTPDMVVLDVNLPSGHGLSLLPLIDRTSTRVLVMSGMNQAHLARLSLRGADAFMPKPFEPSAFLTQIQELLPWPAAQ; encoded by the coding sequence ATGAGGACACCACCGAGCCCACCTACTGTTCTGCTCGTCGAAGATCACATCGCGGTTCGAACCCTGCAGCGCTTCCTGTTGCAGCGCGTGGGCATGACGGTGGTCGAGTGCGATGACCTTGCTGATGGCGAGCGTCTGCTGCGGGAATTCACGCCGGACATGGTAGTCCTGGATGTGAACCTGCCTTCGGGGCATGGCCTGAGCCTGCTGCCGCTGATTGACCGAACCAGCACGCGCGTGCTGGTCATGAGCGGAATGAACCAGGCGCATCTGGCCCGGCTGAGCCTTCGCGGGGCCGACGCCTTCATGCCCAAACCATTTGAACCCTCGGCCTTTCTCACTCAGATCCAGGAACTGCTTCCCTGGCCCGCCGCGCAATGA
- a CDS encoding DUF4396 domain-containing protein, translating into MDMDMGMMNMLPAWWTPAAWIYLITSGISASFLAYDIYGRRQHPQIPAMKPVWPVSALFLGPLAILLYARWGRERRPAEGPARHSSMTRILLALLPGAAASTVAHLIGVPLVFSAGWTIAGEALWAVALFILILATLMLFMFEAAAASGERAHRLATLFLGAFVTVLAFDVGMVGWMLYLHGTGLMQPITDVVFTAQMQVGMLLGMLTAFPVASWLIPKPATSSNAALGSAAGTEPTVPPGRR; encoded by the coding sequence ATGGACATGGATATGGGCATGATGAATATGCTGCCGGCCTGGTGGACACCCGCGGCATGGATTTACCTGATCACCAGTGGAATTTCGGCAAGCTTTCTGGCATATGACATCTACGGGCGCCGGCAACATCCACAGATACCGGCGATGAAACCGGTGTGGCCCGTCAGCGCGCTGTTCCTGGGGCCGCTCGCCATCCTGCTGTACGCTCGCTGGGGCCGCGAACGCCGCCCGGCAGAAGGCCCCGCACGTCATAGCTCGATGACCCGGATCCTGCTGGCCCTGCTTCCTGGCGCCGCTGCTTCAACCGTCGCCCACCTGATCGGGGTGCCTCTGGTCTTCAGCGCCGGATGGACCATCGCCGGCGAGGCGTTGTGGGCAGTCGCCCTGTTCATCCTGATTCTTGCAACCTTGATGCTGTTTATGTTCGAAGCCGCGGCGGCCTCTGGCGAGCGTGCCCACCGCCTGGCGACGTTGTTCCTGGGTGCCTTCGTCACAGTGCTGGCCTTTGATGTCGGCATGGTCGGGTGGATGCTGTACCTGCACGGCACCGGCCTGATGCAGCCGATTACGGACGTGGTGTTCACGGCTCAGATGCAGGTCGGCATGCTGCTGGGCATGCTCACTGCCTTTCCTGTCGCCAGCTGGCTCATTCCAAAACCCGCCACATCCAGCAATGCGGCGCTCGGCTCCGCAGCGGGGACGGAGCCCACAGTTCCACCCGGACGGCGCTGA
- a CDS encoding MerR family DNA-binding protein, giving the protein MTCPPSVPIGQLAVLTGETAKVIRYWTDIGLLTAERRSNRYRAYPDEAAGQVRFIRSAQRAGFSLEEIRRILTIRRAGRKPCTHVKADLESHLANVRDQLAQLQALEVQLQAKVTWANSHPDPDCDSAGCVYLEP; this is encoded by the coding sequence ATGACATGCCCCCCCAGTGTGCCCATCGGTCAACTTGCTGTGCTGACCGGAGAGACGGCCAAGGTCATCCGGTATTGGACGGATATCGGCTTACTGACCGCAGAGCGGCGCTCCAACAGGTACCGTGCCTACCCTGATGAGGCTGCCGGGCAGGTTCGCTTCATCCGCTCGGCCCAGCGGGCAGGCTTCAGCCTTGAGGAGATCCGCCGCATCCTCACTATTCGCCGGGCCGGCCGTAAACCCTGTACTCACGTGAAAGCTGACCTCGAAAGTCACCTGGCCAACGTGCGGGATCAGCTTGCGCAGCTTCAGGCCCTCGAAGTGCAGTTGCAGGCGAAAGTTACGTGGGCGAACAGTCACCCTGACCCGGACTGCGATTCCGCCGGGTGCGTCTACCTGGAGCCTTGA
- a CDS encoding mercuric reductase, producing MTHNPAIPKHAHRDAIVIGAGQAGGPLAGSLVKSGRHVTLIEKVHIGGTCVNEGCTPTKTMIASARVAHLARHAGEYGVTTSAVTVDFQRVQARKDTVVESFRSGSATGLQRAGVEVIMGHARFSGPHSVTVTDEDGSLHELEAPLVFINTGTRPRWPDIPGLRDAGALDSTGLLKVDQKPEHLLILGGGYIGLEFGQAFARFGSRVTIVEQAERLAMKEDPDVVAALTAALREDGVEFLFGQKAVRAGGSPVGAELTIAGPQGEQVLAGTHLLVAAGRTANTDGLNLEAAGVKVDHHGNIVVDEHLRTNVEGIYALGDVKGGPAFTHIAYDDYRIVRDALLHGRFRSTQDRPVPYTVFTDPQLARIGLNETQARAQGLRAQVYTLPMSHVARAIETNETRGLMKALVDEETDQIIGATVLGVEGGEVLSVLQMAMMGGVRASALRDGVFAHPTLSESLNNLFMSTPVSVGREVVSG from the coding sequence ATGACACACAACCCGGCCATCCCGAAGCACGCTCACCGCGACGCCATCGTGATTGGTGCAGGACAGGCAGGCGGACCACTCGCCGGTTCGCTAGTAAAAAGCGGTCGACATGTCACCTTGATTGAGAAGGTGCATATAGGTGGCACCTGCGTCAACGAAGGCTGCACCCCCACAAAGACGATGATTGCCAGTGCACGGGTGGCCCATCTGGCTCGCCATGCCGGGGAGTATGGTGTGACCACCAGCGCCGTGACGGTAGATTTCCAGCGCGTCCAGGCCCGCAAAGACACCGTAGTCGAGAGCTTCCGGTCTGGAAGTGCCACTGGCCTGCAGCGTGCCGGGGTTGAGGTCATCATGGGGCACGCGCGCTTTTCTGGCCCGCACAGCGTGACCGTGACGGACGAAGACGGCAGCCTTCATGAACTTGAAGCTCCTCTGGTGTTCATCAACACTGGCACGCGGCCCCGCTGGCCGGACATTCCTGGGTTGCGGGATGCCGGAGCGCTGGATTCGACCGGACTCCTCAAGGTCGACCAGAAACCGGAACACCTGCTTATCCTCGGCGGTGGATACATCGGTCTGGAGTTCGGTCAGGCGTTTGCACGTTTCGGAAGCCGCGTGACCATTGTCGAGCAGGCCGAACGCCTGGCCATGAAGGAGGATCCGGACGTAGTGGCGGCACTCACAGCCGCCCTGCGTGAAGACGGCGTCGAGTTCCTGTTCGGCCAGAAAGCGGTCCGGGCGGGCGGGTCTCCAGTAGGCGCCGAATTGACCATTGCCGGGCCCCAGGGGGAACAGGTTCTCGCAGGGACTCACCTACTGGTGGCGGCCGGACGAACTGCAAATACAGACGGGCTAAACCTGGAAGCCGCCGGCGTAAAGGTTGATCATCATGGAAACATCGTGGTGGACGAGCACCTGCGGACCAATGTTGAAGGGATCTATGCTCTGGGAGATGTGAAGGGCGGGCCGGCGTTCACGCATATTGCCTATGACGACTACCGTATTGTTCGTGACGCCTTACTGCACGGCCGATTCCGGTCGACCCAGGATCGGCCCGTACCCTACACGGTGTTTACCGACCCGCAGCTTGCGCGCATCGGCCTGAATGAGACCCAGGCACGAGCACAGGGGCTCCGGGCGCAGGTCTATACCCTGCCTATGTCGCATGTTGCCAGGGCCATTGAGACCAATGAAACCCGGGGCCTGATGAAAGCCCTTGTGGACGAAGAAACCGACCAGATTATTGGAGCCACGGTCCTGGGTGTAGAGGGCGGCGAGGTGCTGAGTGTGCTTCAGATGGCCATGATGGGCGGTGTGAGGGCGAGTGCTCTACGCGACGGTGTCTTTGCACACCCCACCCTGAGCGAGTCCCTGAACAACCTGTTCATGAGTACGCCAGTGTCGGTAGGTCGCGAAGTCGTGTCGGGCTAA